A single region of the Brassica napus cultivar Da-Ae unplaced genomic scaffold, Da-Ae ScsIHWf_487;HRSCAF=742, whole genome shotgun sequence genome encodes:
- the LOC125604228 gene encoding protein Ycf2-like (The sequence of the model RefSeq protein was modified relative to this genomic sequence to represent the inferred CDS: added 36 bases not found in genome assembly), whose translation MKGHQFKSWIFELREIVREIKNSHYFLDSWTQINSVGSFIHIFFHQERFRKLLDPRIFSILLLRNSQGSTSNRYFTIKGVVLFVVAALLYRINNRNMVESKNLYLKGLLPIPMNSIGPRNDTSEESFGSSNINRLIVSLLYFTKGKKISESCFRDPKESTRVLPITKKCIMPESNWSSRWWRNWIGKKRDFCCKISNETVAGIDISFKEKDIKYLEFLFVYYMDDPIRKGHDWELFDRLSPNKRRNIINLNSGQLFEILVKDWICYLMFAFREKIPIEVEGFFKQQGAGSTIQSNDIEHVSHLFSRNKRAISLQNCAQFHMWQFHQDLFVSWGKNPHESDFLRKISRENWIWLDNVWLVNKDRFFSKVRNVSSNIQYDSTRSSFVQVTDSSQLNGSSDQFIDPFDSISNEDSEYHYHTLINQREIQQLKERSILWDPSFIQTEGREIESDRFPKYLSGYSSMPRLFTEREKRMNNHLLPEESEEFFWNSTRAIRSFFSDRWSELHLGSNPTERSTRDQKLLKKEQDVSFVPSRRSENKEIVNIFKIITYLQNTVSIHPISSDLGCDTVPKDELDMDSSNKISFLNKNPFFYLFHLFHERKRGGYTLRHDFESEERFQEMADLFTLSITEPDLVYHKGFAFSIDSYGLDQRQFLKEVFNSRDELKKKSLLVLPPIFYEENESFYRRIRKNWVRISCGNFFEDPKPKRVVFASNNIMEAVNQYRLIRNLIQIQFQYSPYGYIRNVLNRFFLMKRPDRNFEYGIQRDLIGNDTLNHRTIMKDTINQHLSNLKKSQKKWFDPLIFLSRTERSINRDPNAYRYKWSNGSKNFQEHLKHFVSERKSRFQVVFDRLCINQYSIDWSEVIDKKDLSKSLRFFLSKLLRFLSKLLLFLSNSLPFFFVSFENIPIHRSEIHIYELKGPNDQLRGGYIHNSFPF comes from the coding sequence ATGAAAGGACATCAATTCAAATCCTGGATTTTCGAATTGAGAGAAATAGTGAGAGAGATCAAGAATTCTCACTATTTCTTAGATTCATGGACCCAAATCAATTCAGTGGGATCtttcattcatatttttttccacCAAGAACGTTTTAGAAAACTCTTGGACCCTCGAATTTTTAGTATCCTACTTTTGCGCAATTCACAGGGTTCAACAAGCAATCGATATTTCACGATCAAGGGTGTAGTACTATTTGTAGTAGCGGCCCTTCTATATCGTATTAACAATCGAAATATGGTCGAAAGCAAAAATCTCTATTTGAAAGGGCTTCTTCCTATACCTATGAATTCCATTGGACCCAGAAATGATACATCGGAAGAATCTTTTGGGTCTTCCAATATCAATAGGTTGATTGTTTCGCTCCTGTAttttacaaaaggaaaaaagatcTCTGAGAGCTGTTTCCGGGATCCGAAAGAGAGTACTCGGGTTCTCCCAATAACTAAAAAGTGTATCATGCCTGAATCTAACTGGAGTTCGCGGTGGTGGAGGAACTGGATCGGAAAAAAGAGggatttttgttgtaagatATCTAATGAAACCGTCGCTGGAATTGATATCTCATTTAAAgagaaagatatcaaatatctggagtttctttttgtatattatatggaTGATCCGATCCGCAAGGGCCATGATTGGGAATTGTTTGATCGTCTTTCTCCGAATAAGAGGCGAAACATAATCAACTTGAATTCGGGACAGCTATTCGAAATCTTAGTGAAAGACTGGATTTGTTATCTCATGTTTGCTTTTCGTGAAAAAATACCAATTGAAGTGGAGGGTTTCTTCAAACAACAAGGAGCTGGGTCAACTATTCAATCAAATGATATTGAGCATGTTTCCCATCTCTTCTCGAGAAACAAGCGGGCTATTTCTTTGCAAAATTGTGCTCAATTTCATATGTGGCAATTCCACCAAGATCTCTTCGTTAGTTGGGGGAAGAATCCGCACGAATCGGATTTTTTGAGGAAAATATCGAGAGAGAATTGGATTTGGTTAGACAATGTGTGGTTGGTAAACAAGGATAGATTTTTTAGCAAGGTACGAAATGTATCGTCAAATATTCAATATGATTCTACAAGATCTAGTTTCGTTCAAGTAACGGATTCTAGCCAATTGAACGGATCTTCTGATCAATTCATAGATCCTTTCGATTCCATTAGTAATGAGGATTCGGAATATCACTATCACACATTGATCAATCAAAGAGAGATTCAACAACTAAAAGAAAGATCGATTCTTTGGGATCCTTCCTTTATTCAAACGGAAGGAAGAGAGATAGAATCAGACCGATTCCCTAAATACCTTTCTGGATATTCCTCAATGCCCCGGCTATTCACGGAACGTGAAAAGCGAATGAATAATCATCTGCTTCCGGAAGAAAGCgaagaatttttttggaattctacAAGAGCCATTCGTTCTTTTTTCTCTGACAGATGGTCAGAACTTCATCTGGGTTCGAATCCTACTGAGAGGTCCACTAGGGATCAGAAATTGTTGAAGAAAGAACAAGATGTTTCTTTTGTCCCTTCCAGGCGatcggaaaataaagaaatagttaatatattcaAGATAATTACGTATTTACAAAATACCGTCTCAATTCATCCTATTTCATCAGATCTGGGATGTGATACGGTTCCGAAGGATGAACTGGATATGGACAGTTCCAATAAGATTTCATTCTTGaacaaaaatccatttttttatttatttcatctaTTCCATGAACGGAAGAGGGGGGGATACACGTTACGCCACGATTTTGAGTCAGAAGAGAGATTTCAAGAAATGGCAGATCTATTCACTCTATCAATAACCGAGCCGGATCTGGTGTATCATAAGGGATTTGCCTTTTCTATTGATTCCTACGGATTGGATCAAAGACAATTCTTGAAGGAGGTTTTCAACTCCAGGgatgaattgaaaaagaaatctTTATTGGTTCTACCTCctattttttatgaagaaaatgaatcttTTTATCGAAGGATCAGAAAAAATTGGGTCCGGATCTCCTGCGGGAATTTTTTTGaagatccaaaaccaaaaagagtGGTATTTGCTAGCAACAACATAATGGAGGCAGTCAATCAATATAGATTGATCCGAAATCTGATTCAAATCCAATTCCAATATAGTCCCTATGGGTACATAAGAAATGTATTGAAtcgattctttttaatgaagagACCTGATCGCAACTTCGAATATGGAATTCAAAGGGATCTAATAGGAAATGATACTCTGAATCATAGAACTATAATGAAAGATACGATCAACCAACAtttatcgaatttgaaaaagagtcagaagaaatggttcgatcctcttatttttctttctcgaaCCGAGAGATCCATAAATCGGGATCCTAATGCATATAGATACAAATGGTCCAATGGGAGCAAGAATTTCCAGGAGCATTTGAAACATTTCGTTTCTGAGCGGAAGAGCCGTTTTCAAGTAGTGTTCGATCGATTATGTATTAATCAATATTCGATTGATTGGTCTGAGgttattgataaaaaagattTGTCTAAGTCACTTCGTTTCTTTTTGTCCAAGTTACTTCGTTTTTTGTCCAAGTTACTTCTCTTTTTGTCTAACTCacttccttttttctttgtgaGTTTCGAGAATATCCCCATTCATAGGTCTGAGATCCACATCTATGAATTGAAAGGTCCGAACGATCAAC